From Terriglobales bacterium, one genomic window encodes:
- a CDS encoding TIGR03118 family protein: protein MFARFSRIAFHKFAVVMIVFCLVGISAAQHYTRTDLTADVAATSPTAPNLDPNLVNAWGLARSSSSPWWVADNGTGLASLYNATGVPQALVVKIPTADGTGTSVPTGTVWNYSTGFEVAPGRPAVFLFCTEDGTIAAWNPNVDRNNAILKVLRGGKAIYKGCALAQTDAGVFLYATNFESKRVEVFDSNFQLVASKEPDFKDHGRAQNYAPFGIQNVGGNLVVTFAKRESGSNDEEHGPGLGFVAIFDPTGQLLLRLEHGDFLNAPWGVALAPGDFGRFSHRLLIGNFGDGTIHAFNVVSGKHEGMMLTSAGAPLAVDGLWSISFGANSANSGLATELYYTAGPNDEQNGLFGKITAVASENRGTSE from the coding sequence ATGTTCGCTCGCTTTTCACGGATCGCGTTCCACAAATTCGCCGTTGTGATGATCGTGTTTTGCCTGGTCGGAATAAGTGCAGCCCAGCATTACACCCGGACTGATCTAACGGCTGATGTTGCCGCGACATCTCCTACTGCTCCGAATCTCGACCCGAACCTCGTGAATGCCTGGGGATTGGCTCGCAGTTCTTCGTCGCCATGGTGGGTGGCGGACAACGGTACTGGCCTTGCCAGCCTGTACAACGCGACCGGCGTGCCGCAAGCGCTGGTGGTGAAAATACCGACGGCCGACGGGACCGGAACATCAGTTCCAACTGGCACCGTGTGGAACTACAGCACCGGATTCGAGGTCGCACCTGGCAGACCAGCAGTTTTTCTTTTCTGCACCGAAGACGGCACGATTGCAGCCTGGAACCCGAACGTGGATCGGAACAATGCAATCTTGAAAGTACTGCGCGGTGGCAAGGCGATTTACAAAGGCTGTGCCCTGGCGCAGACCGACGCCGGAGTCTTCCTGTATGCGACCAACTTCGAGTCCAAACGCGTTGAAGTATTCGACAGCAATTTTCAACTGGTAGCCAGCAAAGAGCCTGATTTTAAGGATCATGGGCGGGCACAGAATTATGCACCCTTCGGAATTCAGAACGTTGGCGGGAACCTGGTGGTGACATTTGCTAAGCGCGAATCCGGCAGCAATGACGAAGAGCATGGTCCCGGTCTAGGCTTTGTGGCGATATTCGATCCCACCGGCCAACTGCTACTGCGGTTGGAACATGGAGATTTCCTGAACGCGCCCTGGGGAGTAGCACTGGCGCCCGGAGACTTCGGGCGGTTTAGCCACCGCCTCTTGATCGGAAACTTCGGCGACGGAACGATTCACGCATTCAACGTTGTGTCGGGAAAACACGAAGGCATGATGCTAACTTCGGCAGGCGCACCGCTGGCGGTTGACGGGCTGTGGTCGATTTCGTTCGGAGCCAACTCGGCCAACAGCGGGTTGGCGACGGAACTGTATTACACCGCGGGCCCAAATGATGAGCAGAATGGCCTTTTTGGAAAAATTACCGCTGTAGCATCAGAGAATCGAGGCACGTCAGAATAG
- a CDS encoding aldo/keto reductase translates to MQKRKLGSTPYQIAPLVFGGNVFGWTADESTSFKLMDAFLDNGFSLIDTADSYSRWVPGHKGGESEIIIGKWMKARGNRGKVVVATKVGSDMGQGKKDLSKKWILQAAEDSLRRLQTDYIDLYQSHWDDLETPVEETLEAYDELVKQGKVRTIGASNLGPDRLIASLEASKKNGWPVYQTLQPNYNLYDRADYESKYESIAQKHGLGVIPYFSLASGFLAGKYRSEEDLKARARGAFVKKYLNERGYRILDALDEVAKASNATPAQIAIAWLIARPSITAPIASATSVDQLNELITATRIRLDDASLQKLNQASGIERPA, encoded by the coding sequence ATGCAAAAACGTAAGCTCGGCAGCACTCCGTATCAGATCGCTCCCCTCGTCTTCGGCGGCAATGTTTTCGGCTGGACGGCCGACGAATCGACCTCCTTCAAGCTCATGGACGCTTTCCTCGACAACGGCTTCAGCCTGATTGATACCGCCGACTCTTACTCGCGCTGGGTGCCCGGGCACAAAGGTGGCGAGTCGGAAATCATCATTGGCAAATGGATGAAGGCCCGCGGCAATCGGGGCAAAGTCGTCGTTGCCACGAAGGTCGGCTCCGATATGGGGCAAGGGAAGAAGGACCTTTCAAAGAAGTGGATCTTACAGGCCGCCGAAGACTCGCTCCGTCGCCTTCAGACGGACTACATCGATCTCTACCAGTCTCACTGGGATGATCTCGAAACCCCAGTCGAAGAGACGCTCGAGGCCTATGACGAACTCGTCAAGCAGGGAAAGGTGCGCACAATCGGTGCTTCGAATCTCGGACCGGATCGCCTGATTGCATCTCTGGAAGCCAGCAAAAAGAACGGTTGGCCGGTTTACCAAACGCTTCAACCCAATTACAACCTCTACGATCGTGCGGACTATGAATCGAAGTACGAGTCCATCGCGCAGAAGCATGGTCTTGGTGTGATTCCGTACTTTTCTCTGGCCAGCGGATTCTTGGCAGGAAAGTACCGTTCGGAAGAGGACCTGAAGGCTCGCGCTCGTGGCGCGTTTGTGAAGAAATACTTGAACGAACGCGGCTATCGTATTCTCGATGCGTTGGATGAAGTTGCGAAGGCAAGCAACGCAACTCCCGCGCAAATCGCGATTGCATGGTTGATTGCACGCCCGAGCATCACCGCACCAATTGCGAGCGCAACGTCCGTAGATCAGTTAAACGAACTGATTACTGCGACACGAATCCGTCTTGATGATGCCTCGCTGCAGAAGCTCAACCAGGCGAGTGGAATTGAGAGGCCGGCATGA